Below is a window of Deltaproteobacteria bacterium DNA.
GATTCTCATTGCATTGACCTACTAAAGACCGATTCTTACCTGCGTTATCGCAATGAGCCCTGGCTGCTTAGGGAAGAATTATCGGCAGACAAGGGCCAATCTTTGGTGGTCATAGATGAGATTCAAATTACGTTCTGAGTCAGAAGAGACAGGACCGACAGCTGCACTTTTCGGTAGCCTGTTTTTTTCGGTATTTTTGTTATTCGGCCTGTTCTTTTCTTATTTTATCGGCCAGTCTGTTTATGAGGGGCTTGTTAGTTACACCTGGCATAGACACATCTGCACAATTACTTCGAGCTCTATTACAGACAAAGGCGACAAGTACGAGTTTAATGTAGAATATAGTTACTCATTTAAAGAGCAGCCCTTTTTGTCGAATAGATTCAGCAGTTCTGGGATGCGGTCTACCGACTATGGCGAGCTACAAAAACTCGAGCTCAAGTACTCGCACGGGATGCAGGTTGCCTGTTATATCAACCCACAGTCACCAACTGTGTCTGTGCTAGAACATGGATCTATTTTTTCGCCTCTGCTCTTGTTATTCCCTCTTATCTTTTTCGGCATAGGTTTCGGTGGACTATATGCTATGTGGATCGCCAAGCGAAAAGCGGCCGTTTCGCAAGGAGAGCAATCTATCTCGAAAAAGGCAAAGGACTCGTATGGCAAAAACATACTGATTATTTTGTCTGGCATATTTCTCTTAGTAGGATTCGGCTTTCTTGTCGTCGCGATCATCATGCCACTAATGCATGCAATGGAGGCAAACACCTGGAATCCTTCGGACTGTGAGGTAATCTCTAGCAGAGTAAATAGTCACTCAAGTGACGACACGACGACGTATAGTGTAGATATACTTTACGAGTACACGAATAATGGCAAACAGTATAAATCAAACCGCTATAACTTTAGCCCTTTTACCTCTAGCAGCGGGCGAGACGCAAAGTCTCGGATAGTAAAACAGTATCCGCCCGGTCGCAGGTTCCAATGTTTTGTAAATCCGCTTGATCCGACTGAAGCAGTAATAGAGCGAGGGCTTAATTCCGACAATTTAGTGATTGCTATAGTCACACTGCTATTTATCGGCCTTGGGGCCATGGGGTTATATTTTGGGCTATCTTCCCGTCGAAGAAAACGCCGTTTGTATGCTTTGGACATTGCGAATTACTCATCCTCGGTGGTTGACAATGCAGATTGGCTTCCAACTTTCAAATCATCGGGTGTTGTCACCCCTGAAGGCAATATTTTGTTGACATCTAATTTCTCGCCGATGCGTGACTTATTTTTTATGATTATTTTCTCTGCTATTTGGAATGGCATATTATCTGTGTTTGTGTTCCAAGCTATAGAAGGATGGCAAAATGGTAACCCAGATTGGTTTCGAGCCCTTTTTCTGCTGCCGTTTGTCTTGATTGGAGCAGGCACTGCAGTGGGTATTATCTATTGCTTTCTTGCTTTGTTTAATCCAAGGATTCTGCTTGCCGTGAGTTCCGAGCAATTGCGTCTAGGTGATACTCTAAGAGTTAACTGGAAGACATCTGGTCGAAGGCACCTAATCTCTCACTTCAAGATAGAACTGCAGGGTCTTGAAGAAGCTACTTATCGCCGAGGGACTAATACCTATACAGATAAAAATGTCTTTAAGACAATAGCTCTTATAGACACTGCTCAATCGATAACAGTCCAGCAAGGTGAAGCAAGTGCGACTATTCCAGTAGATACTATGCACTCCTTTGAGAGCACCAATAATAAAATCATCTGGAAACTCAAAGTTCACGGCGTCATTCATCGCTGGCCCGATCTTTTAGCGGAGTATCTCGTATGTATTCTTCCAAAGTGAGAGAAGCATAACCGGAGATTATTTAAGTATGAGTTCTTTAGAGATTTTTCTTACGGAGGACAAACGCGAGTTCAAACCAGGCGAGAATATAACGGGTAAGACCTCTTGGTCTTTCACGGAGGATCCTGAAGAGCTTCACATAAGATTGTTTTGGTATACAGAAGGAAAGGGAAGTCA
It encodes the following:
- a CDS encoding DUF3592 domain-containing protein translates to MRFKLRSESEETGPTAALFGSLFFSVFLLFGLFFSYFIGQSVYEGLVSYTWHRHICTITSSSITDKGDKYEFNVEYSYSFKEQPFLSNRFSSSGMRSTDYGELQKLELKYSHGMQVACYINPQSPTVSVLEHGSIFSPLLLLFPLIFFGIGFGGLYAMWIAKRKAAVSQGEQSISKKAKDSYGKNILIILSGIFLLVGFGFLVVAIIMPLMHAMEANTWNPSDCEVISSRVNSHSSDDTTTYSVDILYEYTNNGKQYKSNRYNFSPFTSSSGRDAKSRIVKQYPPGRRFQCFVNPLDPTEAVIERGLNSDNLVIAIVTLLFIGLGAMGLYFGLSSRRRKRRLYALDIANYSSSVVDNADWLPTFKSSGVVTPEGNILLTSNFSPMRDLFFMIIFSAIWNGILSVFVFQAIEGWQNGNPDWFRALFLLPFVLIGAGTAVGIIYCFLALFNPRILLAVSSEQLRLGDTLRVNWKTSGRRHLISHFKIELQGLEEATYRRGTNTYTDKNVFKTIALIDTAQSITVQQGEASATIPVDTMHSFESTNNKIIWKLKVHGVIHRWPDLLAEYLVCILPK
- a CDS encoding AAA family ATPase yields the protein DSHCIDLLKTDSYLRYRNEPWLLREELSADKGQSLVVIDEIQITF